A single window of Microplitis demolitor isolate Queensland-Clemson2020A chromosome 7, iyMicDemo2.1a, whole genome shotgun sequence DNA harbors:
- the LOC103571929 gene encoding mucin-5AC, translating into MKVIIILSIATSVTLGSLEPDGYKPPHSAGQSDHYLPASLSSSSHRSILPNQGLTPESHYLPTSYQSPSQNVLPNSLYLPSSNIRSTAISSLSSAIPNSRVGNSIGVSGSSRGGPVVVAMPSMQYLPSHPSISPQNPSSSSRQYNALVHHPQNPATTTTTTTTTITTNLDHRISNPQGVTNTAHRPTLTSLHMSNRNAAAISSSQYLPPPPLPLSLPLPLPTSSSSSSSSSQTSSSTVSLLPTSKHSDTFIQSIPSPSSNYLPSVAGFKQNQYHGRIDQPSSTSTVTTSTSSSSSASATSSGISKTYLTPNKLSSSLSGFSSLSQNNQYTGGAVGAEGAGEASGAGVIGVVGLVGASSADGQPRQSNVLASGNINQPPGNYYPSSPIGYPDESFAGYDIHQPLAKYEFEYRVNDEYGNDYSHKESRNGDDSTQGVYTVLLPDGRKQIVHYTADQDGYKPKITYEESAAGYGQGGYQY; encoded by the exons ATGAAG gtgataattattttatcaatagcAACGTCTGTGACACTGGGAAGTTTGGAGCCGGATGGTTATAAACCACCACATTCTGCTGGCCAATCAGATCATTATTTACCAGCATCATTATCCTCGTCAAGTCACCGTAGTATTTTACCAAACCAAGGACTAACACCAGAATCCCATTATCTCCCGACGAGTTACCAAAGTCCATCTCAAAATGTATTACCAAATTCTCTGTACTTACCCAGTAGTAACATCAGATCTACAGCtatatcatcattatcatctgCTATTCCCAATAGCCGTGTTGGTAATAGTATTGGTGTTAGTGGTAGTAGTCGTGGTGGTCCTGTTGTAGTAGCAATGCCTTCAATGCAATACTTACCCAGTCACCCGTCAATTTCTCCGCAAAATCCTTCCAGCAGTAGTCGTCAATACAATGCACTCGTTCACCATCCACAAAATCCAGCAACGAcgactactactactactaccacCATAACAACAAACCTGGATCATCGTATTTCAAACCCACAAGGTGTAACCAATACTGCTCACAGACCAACTTTAACATCTCTACACATGTCTAATCGAAATGCTGCTGCTATTTCATCTTCCCAATATCTACCACCACCACCCCTACCACTATCACTACCACTACCATTACCaacatcatcgtcatcatcatcatcatcatcacagACATCCTCATCTACGGTATCTCTGCTACCTACTAGTAAACATTCTGACACATTTATCCAGTCTATTCCAAGCCCAAGCTCAAACTATCTACCATCGGTAGCTGGGTTTAAGCAAAATCAATATCACGGAAGAATCGATCAACCATCATCCACTTCTACTGTTACAACCAGTACATCCTCCTCTTCTTCTGCATCAGCTACATCATCTGGCATCTCCAAAACCTATTTAACGCCCAACAAGTTATCTAGCTCATTGTCCGGGTTTTCATCCTTGTCACAGAATAATCAGTACACTGGGGGTGCCGTTGGAGCTGAGGGTGCTGGTGAAGCTAGTGGGGCTGGTGTCATTGGTGTCGTTGGTCTCGTTGGTGCTTCCAGTGCTGATGGACAACCTCGACAGTCTAACGTTCTCGCCAGTGGAAACATAAATCAACCACCTGGAAATTACTATCCTTCCAGTCCAATCGGGTATCCTGATGAAAGCTTTGCGGGCTATGACATTCACCAA ccaTTAGCCAAATACGAATTCGAGTATCGCGTTAATGACGAATATGGAAATGACTACAGTCACAAAGAAAGTAGAAATGGCGATGATTCTACTCAGGGAGTTTACACAGTTTTGTTACCTGATGGACGCAAACAAATTGTTCACTACACTGCCGACCAGGATGGTTACAAGCCCAAAATTACTTACGAAGAATCCGCAGCTGGTTATGGTCAAGGAGGATATCAGTATTAg
- the LOC103571930 gene encoding pro-resilin, which produces MLALTALTVLLATAVTARPEPPVLGGQQYLPPDQQYGPPRRNNGFGTGGISGQSGQNGGGFGNNQYLPPNQQYGAPGGNNGGNNGAGYNDGYNDTPAKYEFEYMVNDIESGNDFGHKESRDGDVTRGTYYVLLPDGRRQTVEYIADQNGYRPVVTYMQEGNGAGNGYRNDGAGNGYPGGNNGYRY; this is translated from the exons ATGCTGGCATTAACCGCGCTAACTGTGCTACTGGCGACCGCAGTGACAGCCAGACCGGAACCCCCAGTACTCGGGGGGCAGCAATACCTACCGCCTGATCAGCAGTACGGTCCACCACGGAGAAACAACGGGTTTGGCACCGGAGGGATATCAGGTCAAAGTGGACAAAATGGAGGAGGGTTCGGAAATAATCAATACCTCCCGCCAAATCAGCAATACGGAGCGCCAGGAGGTAACAACGGCGGTAACAACGGCGCCGGATATAATGATGGTTATAATGAC aCTCCAGCCAAGTACGAATTTGAATACATGGTAAACGACATTGAGAGTGGTAACGACTTTGGACACAAAGAAAGCCGTGATGGTGATGTTACACGTGGAACTTACTACGTTCTTTTGCCTGACGGACGACGTCAAACAGTCGAATACATAGCGGACCAAAACGGGTACCGACCAGTCGTCACTTACATGCAAGAAGGCAATGGCGCTGGAAATGGTTACCGAAACGACGGTGCCGGCAATGGTTACCCAGGCGGAAACAATGGTTATCGTTATTAG